A genomic stretch from Hermetia illucens chromosome 7, iHerIll2.2.curated.20191125, whole genome shotgun sequence includes:
- the LOC119660737 gene encoding tau-tubulin kinase homolog Asator isoform X4, protein MTSEDLLQPGHVVKERWKVVRKIGGGGFGEIYEGQDLITREQVALKVESARQPKQVLKMEVAVLKKLQGKEHVCRFIGCGRNDRFNYVVMQLQGKNLAELRRAQPRGAFSLSTTLRLGVQILKAIESIHSVGFLHRDIKPSNFSIGRLPYNCRRVYMLDFGLARQYTTGTGEVRCPRAAAGFRGTVRYASINAHRNREMGRHDDLWSLFYMLVEFVNGQLPWRKIKDKEQVGLMKEKYDHRLLLKHLPSDLKQFLEHIQSLTYADKPNYAMLESLFERCMKRRGVKESDPYDWEKSDATGNSNSSQGNNVQMQAKNEYLHGNVTQMTVAASNASGTDCVVRRRNEIDTVQMATTEPVNHHKDKVDKNCNATTSPHHEINSGLNENNTIDQHHQREPRENTQQQHTRSQMYTAPPNQPQNLSSFLKLNSNDQEDQNQPNNAHLQHNMQGVSMQPMKAQLVSSERDTAPQTHYHQSHSRSDHQPAHHHHHQSIHASLQKKIHSSVQESNQNTHMTGNPMKTASAGAIPSLAGVVSSPHRTAQTGTTDGEAAHNFFCGNENASSCNKLPKSSQEKSTYGRLRVFTAPPTSVHELAGTTAETGSPRETEGSPFSFDLNKMEFRNQRHSAGGGGSGSVGMNITGGRRSNLRPSSGSGSTHRLSSSGGDRGGLSIGGNRDHSVTQFALIDDENVSALQQVTKGGGALTLASQWKSQFDDSEETTDNEWKQEPQSPDHKDKSNLGSHSQPNLINRQPQIRRREIKRKKCNLNIAGIENYSNLHELLPHCWSEPALGNVLRRDLKPPVIQQAAFDDTVFRMDIIRNVGIRQTVADSAVPEETALIDLDNCKVINSSDKMVDASVAPNQKLINAKRFRNSLPNIALNSAPDVTVSARPPSPPLQQLINSFDTHLKLNIFNNTHNVIQSSHNHADASYTSQQNNSKAIFNSNCEMKLPPAKVEKIECDFNLDPTETNESHVRAESINNSVDNRDKILGVDQQDEEGCAVSGRLEIRVIPKESPNPDESIYFDALANGTSINIKNINIVRNGVLDLQHYLLGNNNQNSAAVSTTSHFQTPTSHVCPEVHQTSVAATKSKTVNDRPSSQISSTVPLNESKLIHQDQSEDYHNLQSVFHSHQQIGNTNLTENCDGEDNSKVLDESAVIAARTQDPRHEAASFNKVKLDDPTQKEQYECIHHKDNLVPSGISSGVASRIPVLNTSLRLSKCASWSGCDVQPSGHIVTAAGNSSAGTASNSSAATTTTTTISNNAQLNVDMIDLTPALRRRRQTEKYVTDPSQLNLRFQRPRSRHINRNRGIPTHMLGTFEDNSSDNSGEEKQHQQHPSDINNSSLVDTLQSTQSHHINTPLSSATTSCNHVAGENIIAEFDRSLRNDITPPPGAPKPENSARLRRYRYNLE, encoded by the exons atgaCATCGGAAGATCTGCTGCAGCCCGGTCACGTGGTCAAAGAACGGTGGAAA GTTGTCCGTAAAATCGGTGGCGGAGGTTTTGGAGAAATTTATGAAGGACAAGATTTAATAACTCGTGAACAAGTCGCACTAAAAGTTGAATCTGCACGGCAACCGAAGCAAGTTTTGAAAATGGAAGTCGCCGTACTTAAAAAACTACAAGGGAAAGAACATGTTTGCAGATTTATCGGATGCGGAAGGAATGATCGGTTCAATTATGTGGTTATGCAgttgcaaggaaaaaacttagCTGAGCTGAGACGTGCCCAACCACGTGGTGCATTTTCTCTGAGTACAACGTTGCGTTTAGGAGTCCAAATTTTGAAAGCAATTGAGTCAATACATTCAGTTGGATTTCTTCACCGAGATATAAAGCCG AGCAACTTCTCAATTGGACGTTTGCCATATAATTGCCGCAGAGTTTATATGCTTGACTTTGGACTAGCGCGACAATATACTACTGGTACAGGAGAAGTGCGTTGCCCACGAGCAGCAGCAGGATTTAGAGGCACGGTACGATACGCTTCAATAAATGCTCATCGGAATAGGGAAATGGGTAGACATGACGACTTGTGGTCACTATTTTATATGTTGGTTGAATTTGTAAATGGACAACTTCCCTGGCGAAAAATCAAAGATAAAGAACAAGTAGgattaatgaaagaaaaatatgaTCATCGACTTCTACTCAAACATCTGCCGTCAGATTTAAAACAATTTCTAGAGCATATACAATCCCTTACATATGCAGATAAGCCAAATTATGCT ATGTTAGAGTCATTATTTGAGAGATGTATGAAACGACGAGGTGTCAAAGAATCAGATCCATACGACTGGGAAAAAAGTGATGCAACTGGGAACTCAAACTCTAGTCAAGGAAATAACGTCCAAATGCAAGCTAAAAATGAATACCTCCATGGAAATGTCACTCAAATGACTGTTGCTGCTTCAAATGCGAGTGGAACTGACTGC GTGGTCCGAAGGCGTAATGAAATCGATACTGTTCAGATGGCAACAACAGAGCCAGTCAATCACCATAAAGATAAG GTTGATAAAAATTGTAATGCCACTACTTCGCCTCATCACGAAATCAATTCAggattaaatgaaaataatacaattgatcaacatcatcaacgtgAACCACGGGAGAACACACAACAACAGCATACACGGTCACAAATGTATACCGCACCACCCAATCAACCACAGAATTTGTCGTCGTTCTTGAAATTGAATTCGAACGATCAAGAAGATCAAAATCAACCAAATAATGCTCATCTACAGCACAACATGCAAGGAGTATCAATGCAACCTATGAAG GCGCAATTGGTTTCGAGCGAACGTGATACTGCGCCACAAACACATTATCATCAATCGCATTCGCGAAGCGATCACCAGCCGGCCCATCATCACCACCACCAAAGTATTCATGCTtcactgcaaaaaaaaattcattcctCGGTACAAGAATCGAACCAAAATACTCATATGACTGGAAATCCTATGAAAACCGCGTCAGCCGGAGCAATTCCTTCGCTTGCAGGGGTAGTTAGCTCACCACACCGAACAGCTCAGACCGGAACCACTGATGGAGAGGCGgcacataattttttttgtgggaATGAGAATGCGAGTAGTTGCAATAAGCTTCCCAAGTCTAGTCAGGAAAAGTCAACTTATGGTCGGCTGCGAGTGTTCACCGCTCCACCTACCTCAGTTCACGAACTAGCGGGAACAACGGCAGAAACAGGATCACCCCGTGAAACAGAAGGGTCACCCTTTTCTTTCGACTTGAATAAAATGGAATTTCGAAACCAAAGGCATTCAGCTGGGGGTGGTGGTAGCGGAAGCGTTGGTATGAATATCACAGGTGGTCGACGATCGAATTTGCGCCCTTCTTCAGGCTCGGGATCAACACATCGCCTAAGTTCATCAGGTGGTGATAGAGGTGGTTTAAGCATTGGCGGAAACCGAGATCATTCAGTTACGCAGTTCGCCCTTATCGATGATGAAAATGTTTCTGCTCTGCAACAGGTGACAAAAGGCGGTGGTGCTTTAACTTTAGCGTCGCAATGGAAGAGCCAGTTTGATGATTCAGAGGAAACCACGGATAACGAGTGGAAACAAGAACCGCAG AGCCCTGATCATAAAGATAAAAGCAATTTAGGATCACATTCACAACCTAATTTAATAAATAGGCAACCACAAATACGCCGTCGTGAAATCAAACGTAAAAA ATGTAATTTAAATATAGCTGGAATTGAGAATTACAGCAATTTACATGAATTGCTTCCACATTGCTGGTCCGAACCAGCTCTAGGAAATGTTTTACGTCGCGATCTAAAGCCACCTGTTATCCAACAAGCTGCATTTGACGATACG GTATTTCGTATGGATATTATTCGAAACGTTGGTATTCGACAAACTGTAGCCGACTCCGCTGTCCCAGAGGAAACAGCATTGATTGATCTAGATAACTGCAAGGTCATAAATTCCTCCGATAAAATGGTTGACGCGTCAGTAGCTCCGAACCAGAAGCTGATTAATGCAAAGAGATTCCGCAATAGTTTACCAAATATCGCATTAAATAGTGCTCCAGATGTTACAGTATCTGCACGACCGCCATCACCGCCACTTCAACAACTAATCAATTCATTTGATACGCATTTAAAactgaatattttcaataatactCATAATGTTATACAAAGTAGTCATAATCACGCTGATGCCAGTTATACGAGCCAGCAAAACAATAGTAAAGCGATATTCAACTCGAATTGCGAAATGAAATTGCCACCAGCAAAAGTAGAGAAAATTGAATGTGACTTTAACTTGGATCCCACGGAAACGAACGAGAGTCACGTTAGAGCTGAATCGATAAATAATAGTGTTGATAACAGAGACAAAATTCTAGGGGTTGACCAACAGGATGAAGAAGGATGCGCTGTCAGCGGTCGGTTGGAAATTCGTGTCATTCCAAAAG AGAGCCCGAATCCTGATGAATCGATTTATTTTGATGCTCTAGCAAATGGTACTTCGATTAATATTAAAAACATTAATATTGTTAGAAATGGCGTACTCGACTTACAACATTATTTATTAGGTAACAATAACCAAAACAGTGCGGCAGTATCTACAACATCGCATTTTCAAACGCCAACTAGTCATGTATGTCCAGAAGTTCATCAAACATCTGTAGCAGCGACGAAGTCGAAAACCGTAAATGATAGACCAAGCAGTCAAATTTCATCAACAGTACCCTTGAATGAGTCGAAATTGATACATCAAGATCAAAGTGAGGATTATCATAACCTGCAAAGCGTATTTCATAGTCATCAACAAATCGGCAACACTAACCTCACGGAAAATTGTGATGGGGAAGATAACAGCAAGGTTCTTGATGAATCTGCTGTAATTGCCGCTAGAACACAAGATCCTCGACACGAAGCCGCTAGTTTCAACAAAGTTAAACTAGACGACCCAACACAGAAAGAGCAATACGAGTGCATACATCATAAAGACAATCTGGTTCCTTCAGGGATTAGCAGCGGTGTCGCTAGTAGAATCCCCGTGTTGAACACAAGTTTACGTTTATCGAAATGTGCATCTTGGTCTGGATGTGATGTTCAGCCGTCAGGTCATATTGTAACAGCAGCAGGAAATTCATCAGCTGGAACTGCAAGTAATTCATCAGCAGCAACGACAACTACCACAACTATTTCCAATAACGCACAACTTAATGTCGATATGATTGATCTTACACCTG CATTGCGGCGACGACGTCAAACTGAAAAATATGTAACCGACCCATCTCAACTGAATCTACGATTTCAAAGACCTCGATCGAGGCACATAAACAG AAACCGCGGTATACCGACTCACATGTTAGGTACATTTGAAGACAACTCTTCAGACAATAGTGGGGAAGAAAAGCAACACCAGCAACATCCAAgtgatattaataatagtagtttAGTAGATACATTGCAAAGTACACAATCACATCATATAAATACTCCTCTCTCGTCGGCAACCACATCATGCAATCATGTTGCAGGCGAGAATATAATTGCAGAATTTGATAGATCTCTACGTAATGATATAACACCTCCACCAGGAGCACCAAAACCCGAGAATAGTGCACGTCTACGCCGATATAGATATAACTTAGAATAA
- the LOC119660737 gene encoding tau-tubulin kinase homolog Asator isoform X3 — MTSEDLLQPGHVVKERWKVVRKIGGGGFGEIYEGQDLITREQVALKVESARQPKQVLKMEVAVLKKLQGKEHVCRFIGCGRNDRFNYVVMQLQGKNLAELRRAQPRGAFSLSTTLRLGVQILKAIESIHSVGFLHRDIKPSNFSIGRLPYNCRRVYMLDFGLARQYTTGTGEVRCPRAAAGFRGTVRYASINAHRNREMGRHDDLWSLFYMLVEFVNGQLPWRKIKDKEQVGLMKEKYDHRLLLKHLPSDLKQFLEHIQSLTYADKPNYAMLESLFERCMKRRGVKESDPYDWEKSDATGNSNSSQGNNVQMQAKNEYLHGNVTQMTVAASNASGTDCVVRRRNEIDTVQMATTEPVNHHKDKVDKNCNATTSPHHEINSGLNENNTIDQHHQREPRENTQQQHTRSQMYTAPPNQPQNLSSFLKLNSNDQEDQNQPNNAHLQHNMQGVSMQPMKAQLVSSERDTAPQTHYHQSHSRSDHQPAHHHHHQSIHASLQKKIHSSVQESNQNTHMTGNPMKTASAGAIPSLAGVVSSPHRTAQTGTTDGEAAHNFFCGNENASSCNKLPKSSQEKSTYGRLRVFTAPPTSVHELAGTTAETGSPRETEGSPFSFDLNKMEFRNQRHSAGGGGSGSVGMNITGGRRSNLRPSSGSGSTHRLSSSGGDRGGLSIGGNRDHSVTQFALIDDENVSALQQVTKGGGALTLASQWKSQFDDSEETTDNEWKQEPQSPDHKDKSNLGSHSQPNLINRQPQIRRREIKRKKCNLNIAGIENYSNLHELLPHCWSEPALGNVLRRDLKPPVIQQAAFDDTVFRMDIIRNVGIRQTVADSAVPEETALIDLDNCKVINSSDKMVDASVAPNQKLINAKRFRNSLPNIALNSAPDVTVSARPPSPPLQQLINSFDTHLKLNIFNNTHNVIQSSHNHADASYTSQQNNSKAIFNSNCEMKLPPAKVEKIECDFNLDPTETNESHVRAESINNSVDNRDKILGVDQQDEEGCAVSGRLEIRVIPKESPNPDESIYFDALANGNNNQNSAAVSTTSHFQTPTSHVCPEVHQTSVAATKSKTVNDRPSSQISSTVPLNESKLIHQDQSEDYHNLQSVFHSHQQIGNTNLTENCDGEDNSKVLDESAVIAARTQDPRHEAASFNKVKLDDPTQKEQYECIHHKDNLVPSGISSGVASRIPVLNTSLRLSKCASWSGCDVQPSGHIVTAAGNSSAGTASNSSAATTTTTTISNNAQLNVDMIDLTPALRRRRQTEKYVTDPSQLNLRFQRPRSRHINRNRGIPTHMLGTFEDNSSDNSGEEKQHQQHPSDINNSSLVDTLQSTQSHHINTPLSSATTSCNHVAGENIIAEFDRSLRNDITPPPGAPKPENSARLRRYRYNLE, encoded by the exons atgaCATCGGAAGATCTGCTGCAGCCCGGTCACGTGGTCAAAGAACGGTGGAAA GTTGTCCGTAAAATCGGTGGCGGAGGTTTTGGAGAAATTTATGAAGGACAAGATTTAATAACTCGTGAACAAGTCGCACTAAAAGTTGAATCTGCACGGCAACCGAAGCAAGTTTTGAAAATGGAAGTCGCCGTACTTAAAAAACTACAAGGGAAAGAACATGTTTGCAGATTTATCGGATGCGGAAGGAATGATCGGTTCAATTATGTGGTTATGCAgttgcaaggaaaaaacttagCTGAGCTGAGACGTGCCCAACCACGTGGTGCATTTTCTCTGAGTACAACGTTGCGTTTAGGAGTCCAAATTTTGAAAGCAATTGAGTCAATACATTCAGTTGGATTTCTTCACCGAGATATAAAGCCG AGCAACTTCTCAATTGGACGTTTGCCATATAATTGCCGCAGAGTTTATATGCTTGACTTTGGACTAGCGCGACAATATACTACTGGTACAGGAGAAGTGCGTTGCCCACGAGCAGCAGCAGGATTTAGAGGCACGGTACGATACGCTTCAATAAATGCTCATCGGAATAGGGAAATGGGTAGACATGACGACTTGTGGTCACTATTTTATATGTTGGTTGAATTTGTAAATGGACAACTTCCCTGGCGAAAAATCAAAGATAAAGAACAAGTAGgattaatgaaagaaaaatatgaTCATCGACTTCTACTCAAACATCTGCCGTCAGATTTAAAACAATTTCTAGAGCATATACAATCCCTTACATATGCAGATAAGCCAAATTATGCT ATGTTAGAGTCATTATTTGAGAGATGTATGAAACGACGAGGTGTCAAAGAATCAGATCCATACGACTGGGAAAAAAGTGATGCAACTGGGAACTCAAACTCTAGTCAAGGAAATAACGTCCAAATGCAAGCTAAAAATGAATACCTCCATGGAAATGTCACTCAAATGACTGTTGCTGCTTCAAATGCGAGTGGAACTGACTGC GTGGTCCGAAGGCGTAATGAAATCGATACTGTTCAGATGGCAACAACAGAGCCAGTCAATCACCATAAAGATAAG GTTGATAAAAATTGTAATGCCACTACTTCGCCTCATCACGAAATCAATTCAggattaaatgaaaataatacaattgatcaacatcatcaacgtgAACCACGGGAGAACACACAACAACAGCATACACGGTCACAAATGTATACCGCACCACCCAATCAACCACAGAATTTGTCGTCGTTCTTGAAATTGAATTCGAACGATCAAGAAGATCAAAATCAACCAAATAATGCTCATCTACAGCACAACATGCAAGGAGTATCAATGCAACCTATGAAG GCGCAATTGGTTTCGAGCGAACGTGATACTGCGCCACAAACACATTATCATCAATCGCATTCGCGAAGCGATCACCAGCCGGCCCATCATCACCACCACCAAAGTATTCATGCTtcactgcaaaaaaaaattcattcctCGGTACAAGAATCGAACCAAAATACTCATATGACTGGAAATCCTATGAAAACCGCGTCAGCCGGAGCAATTCCTTCGCTTGCAGGGGTAGTTAGCTCACCACACCGAACAGCTCAGACCGGAACCACTGATGGAGAGGCGgcacataattttttttgtgggaATGAGAATGCGAGTAGTTGCAATAAGCTTCCCAAGTCTAGTCAGGAAAAGTCAACTTATGGTCGGCTGCGAGTGTTCACCGCTCCACCTACCTCAGTTCACGAACTAGCGGGAACAACGGCAGAAACAGGATCACCCCGTGAAACAGAAGGGTCACCCTTTTCTTTCGACTTGAATAAAATGGAATTTCGAAACCAAAGGCATTCAGCTGGGGGTGGTGGTAGCGGAAGCGTTGGTATGAATATCACAGGTGGTCGACGATCGAATTTGCGCCCTTCTTCAGGCTCGGGATCAACACATCGCCTAAGTTCATCAGGTGGTGATAGAGGTGGTTTAAGCATTGGCGGAAACCGAGATCATTCAGTTACGCAGTTCGCCCTTATCGATGATGAAAATGTTTCTGCTCTGCAACAGGTGACAAAAGGCGGTGGTGCTTTAACTTTAGCGTCGCAATGGAAGAGCCAGTTTGATGATTCAGAGGAAACCACGGATAACGAGTGGAAACAAGAACCGCAG AGCCCTGATCATAAAGATAAAAGCAATTTAGGATCACATTCACAACCTAATTTAATAAATAGGCAACCACAAATACGCCGTCGTGAAATCAAACGTAAAAA ATGTAATTTAAATATAGCTGGAATTGAGAATTACAGCAATTTACATGAATTGCTTCCACATTGCTGGTCCGAACCAGCTCTAGGAAATGTTTTACGTCGCGATCTAAAGCCACCTGTTATCCAACAAGCTGCATTTGACGATACG GTATTTCGTATGGATATTATTCGAAACGTTGGTATTCGACAAACTGTAGCCGACTCCGCTGTCCCAGAGGAAACAGCATTGATTGATCTAGATAACTGCAAGGTCATAAATTCCTCCGATAAAATGGTTGACGCGTCAGTAGCTCCGAACCAGAAGCTGATTAATGCAAAGAGATTCCGCAATAGTTTACCAAATATCGCATTAAATAGTGCTCCAGATGTTACAGTATCTGCACGACCGCCATCACCGCCACTTCAACAACTAATCAATTCATTTGATACGCATTTAAAactgaatattttcaataatactCATAATGTTATACAAAGTAGTCATAATCACGCTGATGCCAGTTATACGAGCCAGCAAAACAATAGTAAAGCGATATTCAACTCGAATTGCGAAATGAAATTGCCACCAGCAAAAGTAGAGAAAATTGAATGTGACTTTAACTTGGATCCCACGGAAACGAACGAGAGTCACGTTAGAGCTGAATCGATAAATAATAGTGTTGATAACAGAGACAAAATTCTAGGGGTTGACCAACAGGATGAAGAAGGATGCGCTGTCAGCGGTCGGTTGGAAATTCGTGTCATTCCAAAAG AGAGCCCGAATCCTGATGAATCGATTTATTTTGATGCTCTAGCAAATG GTAACAATAACCAAAACAGTGCGGCAGTATCTACAACATCGCATTTTCAAACGCCAACTAGTCATGTATGTCCAGAAGTTCATCAAACATCTGTAGCAGCGACGAAGTCGAAAACCGTAAATGATAGACCAAGCAGTCAAATTTCATCAACAGTACCCTTGAATGAGTCGAAATTGATACATCAAGATCAAAGTGAGGATTATCATAACCTGCAAAGCGTATTTCATAGTCATCAACAAATCGGCAACACTAACCTCACGGAAAATTGTGATGGGGAAGATAACAGCAAGGTTCTTGATGAATCTGCTGTAATTGCCGCTAGAACACAAGATCCTCGACACGAAGCCGCTAGTTTCAACAAAGTTAAACTAGACGACCCAACACAGAAAGAGCAATACGAGTGCATACATCATAAAGACAATCTGGTTCCTTCAGGGATTAGCAGCGGTGTCGCTAGTAGAATCCCCGTGTTGAACACAAGTTTACGTTTATCGAAATGTGCATCTTGGTCTGGATGTGATGTTCAGCCGTCAGGTCATATTGTAACAGCAGCAGGAAATTCATCAGCTGGAACTGCAAGTAATTCATCAGCAGCAACGACAACTACCACAACTATTTCCAATAACGCACAACTTAATGTCGATATGATTGATCTTACACCTG CATTGCGGCGACGACGTCAAACTGAAAAATATGTAACCGACCCATCTCAACTGAATCTACGATTTCAAAGACCTCGATCGAGGCACATAAACAG AAACCGCGGTATACCGACTCACATGTTAGGTACATTTGAAGACAACTCTTCAGACAATAGTGGGGAAGAAAAGCAACACCAGCAACATCCAAgtgatattaataatagtagtttAGTAGATACATTGCAAAGTACACAATCACATCATATAAATACTCCTCTCTCGTCGGCAACCACATCATGCAATCATGTTGCAGGCGAGAATATAATTGCAGAATTTGATAGATCTCTACGTAATGATATAACACCTCCACCAGGAGCACCAAAACCCGAGAATAGTGCACGTCTACGCCGATATAGATATAACTTAGAATAA